In the genome of Candidatus Melainabacteria bacterium, the window AATACTGGTTTACTCTGCACCATTGGCTTGAAAAAGCTCTGACAAGTGAAAACAGGGAAGCTCGGGAATACGCGTCAGAAGCCAGAACACGAACAAACAAAATTCTATCGAGAATAAATTTGATCACCATCTCAATCAATAGCGAAACAGAGTTAGAACCTTACCCGAGCATTGAGCCGCATGAGTACGATCACTTCCGCAACGAGATCAGGAACGACATCGTAGCGCTGTCACGACTGCTGCACACATAGCTGAATGCATGGCTCCTAGCCTAGCTGAATGCATCGCTGCATGCGTCGCCAAATGCGTAGCAGCCCGTCGAGGGCGCTTCAACATTGTAATAATCCGATAATGAATTGACGTAATCGTTGATTGCCTGGCGACACGGGATGATACTGTAGTGGTTCAGTTGTAATAAGCAAAATGATCGACGTCGTAATCGTTGCGAAAAACGAGGAGCGGCACATAGGTGCCGTTCTCTCTGCCATTGCCGCGCAAAAGAACCTAACTGGAATAAAAACATTCGTCGTTGACAACGGATCATCTGACAACACCGTTGAAATTGCACAGAAGCACAATGCGCGTATCATCGAATGTACAGGCACCCTCGGCAAGGCACGCAATAGCGGTATTGCGTGCGGTGACAATGCGCTCGTAGCGTTTTTAGACGCGCATTCAGTGCCTATCGAAACCTGGGGAGCAACACTCGCAAAGGCTTTCTCCGAGCAGACCGACCTTGGTGCAGCAATGGGAAGCATCGAAAACATTTCAGAGAGACCAGGCACGGAGCTATTAGCAAAACACTCCATGTTTTCGTCGCCCGAAAGACTCTGGAAAAACACTATCAGTGGACTAAATTCACCGCTCCCCTGGATTCCCACCGGTAATTGCATGTACTCGCGCGATGCACTGAACCAGGTGGAAGGGTTCGACGAAAATCTGTTCAGATGTGAAGACACCGATCTGTCATGGAAGATTGTGTTGCAGGGATACCAACTTGCTTACGTGCCGGAGGCAAAAGTAACCCACTACGACCGAGCCGGAGGCACTTCATATCTGCGCAAGTACTATAACTATGGTGCCGGCGCCGCAGAACTTGCGTGCAAGTATGGACTGGAGTCCTCGCCGGTTGCAGACAAAAACTTGAGCGGTACAAAATTTCTCCTCGATGCTTGCTACAAACTCGGATTTTATTCCAGAAGAAAAACGGCGATGTCGCCCAAAATCACAAATCAGGTAGATCAAAAATTCCGCCAAAAGTTTCCCTGGCATAACGGCACTAAAATCGGATTATCATCAAGAATGATCTACTGGTTTGTGCAAGAAAGCACCTGCATTTGCGTCAATCTTGAAACGAACTCACGCCTGGTGCTGGAAGACTTAAGTGCAGACATTTTCCACCTGCTGACACGGCAGTGCAACCGCTCCGAGATCATCGAATCAATCAGTCAACAGTTTGATATCGACAAGGAGGCAATAGCTTCAGATCTAGACGAATTGATCCAGCAGTTGATAGACAATCAAATTTTGTCAGCAAATCAGCACTCACCGAACCACTCTGAAAGCCATTTCTCAAAATAATCACCATCACAGTCTCGAACCAATAAACGAGGCAATTGAAAGCGGTCGGTGCCGGGCCAGATCGCTTCGGGAATGTTCGAACATGCGTATTTATATGAAAGTTGCTTCGCTATCGATACAGTTTCGGAAGTATAGTCCGCTCTTGTGCCATAAGGATAGGCAAACCCATCAATGGAGTGACCCACCACGTCCTCCAGAAATTGCTTGCTCTCCCTGAGTTCGAAGGTTTGTTCAGCGATAGACAAACGGGAGAGTACTGGATGGTTAACCGTATGAGAACCGAGTTCGATCAGACTAGACTTAGACAGCTCCACAATCTCATCAACGGTCAATGATTGGCAAGGTGACGCAAGAGGGTTCGATCCAGCAACGGGATTCGACCCATCAGGAGGATTCAATCCGGCAAGAGATTTTAGCTCATCCAGAACTCTCGCACGCTCTCGCTCTGTTGCATCGCGCAAAAATCGGGTAACTTCGCGATAGATTTCATGTCGAGGGCCGGGGTCGTGCTCGCACAATAGATTCCAACCGCCGAGCACATTAGAGAGACCATTCAAAGATTGCCCATTAGAAGTGTTATTAGAAGCCGTGGACGACTCATTCAAATTCCACTCTCGCATCTCGCTCAAGTTTAATCTGACCTGATCCGGCAATGCAATCGCACCAAATATGATGCTTTCTACTTCACTCCACCAGAAAGGTGTGCGATGCTGGACCATCCCGGTGCTTATAAAGACTGTAGCCGGCACCTCATACTTGGTCAGAATTGGCAAAGCTGCAGTCAAATTGTCGGCATATCCATCGTCAAACGTGATCACAACTGAATTAGTTGTGAATGCCTCTTTACCGCCATCCAGCGCAGAACAATTGAGAGCACGATATTTCTGTCTCAGAACTTCAAGATGTTCACGGAAATGTGCTGGCGCCACCGATAACAATTGAGGATCTGCATCGGTATCGCTGATTCGATGATAGAGCAACATCAAAACACGAGGAGCTTGAAGGCTGCGCAAGAATGGTGGTGCTGCCTGCATCTCGATCATTCTTGAAGGCGCTCCCATTGACTACCACAGCCGACTCAAGAGGTAATTGTCGCAGATTGCCCGCGTATAAAGTTTTTAAGAGGCGCAGAAGTCCAGACAAATTCTGTCTGATTATCACTAAAATGGTCACACTGAATTCTGGACATTATTATGGAATCTAAAAACAACAAAATACTCATCTTCTCTGACGGCGCATGCTCAGGCAATCCAGGCCCAGGTGGATGGGGTGCGATAGTGCTTCTGCCAGACGGCACGGTGCATGAGCTCGGTGGCGGCAATCCATCGACAACCAACAATCGCATGGAAATGGCGGCAGTCTTCAAGGCTTTGAGTCTACTGAATCTCGAAGAGATGCACGATATTACCGTTTACACCGATTCTGTATATCTAATAAATGGCATCACGAAGTGGATAAAAGGCTGGAAATACAGGGGATGGAAAACCTCTACAGGTGGGGATGTACTCAACCGGGACCTCTGGGAAGAACTGTCCAAACTGGTCAGCAATCTGGAGCCGTCACGTATTGCGTGGAAGTGGGTAAGAGGACACGACGGCAATCCAGGCAACGAAAGATGTGATCAGATAGCCGTTGCCTTTTCGAAAGCTAAACGCGAACCGCTCTATGTTGGCCCGGTCGACGCTTATTTCGTCGACCTCACCGAGTTACCCGAAGAACAACCATTACCCGAGCCAAAGGGCACTGGCACCAATAATGGTGCCTCGAAGGGCGCTTACAAAACTGCCTCGGCAGGTGGTACAGCTT includes:
- a CDS encoding glycosyltransferase produces the protein MIDVVIVAKNEERHIGAVLSAIAAQKNLTGIKTFVVDNGSSDNTVEIAQKHNARIIECTGTLGKARNSGIACGDNALVAFLDAHSVPIETWGATLAKAFSEQTDLGAAMGSIENISERPGTELLAKHSMFSSPERLWKNTISGLNSPLPWIPTGNCMYSRDALNQVEGFDENLFRCEDTDLSWKIVLQGYQLAYVPEAKVTHYDRAGGTSYLRKYYNYGAGAAELACKYGLESSPVADKNLSGTKFLLDACYKLGFYSRRKTAMSPKITNQVDQKFRQKFPWHNGTKIGLSSRMIYWFVQESTCICVNLETNSRLVLEDLSADIFHLLTRQCNRSEIIESISQQFDIDKEAIASDLDELIQQLIDNQILSANQHSPNHSESHFSK
- a CDS encoding ribonuclease HI, producing MESKNNKILIFSDGACSGNPGPGGWGAIVLLPDGTVHELGGGNPSTTNNRMEMAAVFKALSLLNLEEMHDITVYTDSVYLINGITKWIKGWKYRGWKTSTGGDVLNRDLWEELSKLVSNLEPSRIAWKWVRGHDGNPGNERCDQIAVAFSKAKREPLYVGPVDAYFVDLTELPEEQPLPEPKGTGTNNGASKGAYKTASAGGTAYYISYLNGVVETHSTWAECQKRVHGKPAKFKKVKSKQEELDTLKGWGAG